One Bos taurus isolate L1 Dominette 01449 registration number 42190680 breed Hereford chromosome 3, ARS-UCD2.0, whole genome shotgun sequence DNA window includes the following coding sequences:
- the S100A9 gene encoding protein S100-A9 isoform X1, translated as MEDKMSQMESSIETIINIFHQYSVRLGHYDTLIQKEFKQLVQKELPNFLKKQKKNEAAINEIMEDLDTNVDKQLSFEEFIMLVARLTVASHEEMHNTAPPGQGHRHGPGYGKGGSGSCSGQGSPDQGSHDQGSHGHGHGHSHGGHGHSHGGHGHSH; from the exons ATGGAGGACAAAATGTCACAAATGGAAAGCAGCATAGAAACCATCATCAACATCTTCCACCAGTACTCTGTACGGCTAGGGCACTATGACACCCTGATCCAGAAAGAATTCAAACAGCTGGTGCAAAAAGAGCTGCCAAACTTTCTCAAG AAGCAGAAGAAGAATGAAGCTGCTATCAATGAGATCATGGAGGATCTGGACACAAATGTAGACAAGCAGCTGAGCTTCGAGGAGTTCATTATGCTGGTGGCCAGGCTGACGGTAGCCTCCCACGAGGAGATGCACAACACCGCACCCCCAGGACAAGGCCACAGGCACGGGCCAGGCTACGGGAAGGGTGGCTCAGGCTCATGCTCTGGCCAGGGCAGCCCTGACCAGGGCAGCCACGACCAGGGCAGCCACGGCCACGGCCACGGCCACAGCCATGGAGGTCACGGCCACAGCCACGGCGGTCATGGCCACAGCCACTAA
- the PGLYRP4 gene encoding peptidoglycan recognition protein 4 isoform X2, with amino-acid sequence MECSFTGVSTMVSRKQWGADAIGCSAQLALPVDFLVTHHVPGLDCQNQTSCSQRLRELQGHHVRNGWCDVAYNFLVGDDGRVYEGVGWNVQGVHTQGYNNISLGLAFFGTSKGHSPSPAALSAMEGLISSAVYKGHLSPVYVQPLLVKGESCLSPQQNASLKEACPLIVQRSAWDAREAHCPKMNQPAQYVIIIHTAGRTCNKSDECRVLVQDIQSSFMDRWESCDIGYNFLVGQDGIIYEGVGWSVQGSHTSGYNDIALGLAFMGTFSGSPPNAAALEAAQNLIRCSVVKGHLVPDYLLVGHSDVTNVLSPGRALYNIIKTWPHFRH; translated from the exons ATGGAATGTTCCTTTACAG GTGTCTCCACCATGGTGTCTCGCAAGCAGTGGGGGGCAGACGCCATTGGCTGCAGTGCCCAGCTGGCCCTGCCGGTGGACTTCCTTGTCACGCACCACGTTCCTGGGCTGGACTGTCAAAACCAGACCTCGTGCAGTCAGAGGCTGCGGGAGCTGCAGGGCCATCACGTGCGCAACGGCTGGTGTGACGTAGCCTACAA CTTCCTGGTTGGGGATGATGGCAGGGTGTATGAAGGTGTTGGCTGGAATGTCCAAGGTGTGCACACCCAGGGCTACAACAATATTTCCCTGGGCCTTGCCTTCTTTGGCACCAGCAAAG GCCACAGCCCTAGCCCTGCCGCCCTGTCAGCCATGGAAGGTTTGATCTCCTCTGCTGTCTACAAGGGCCACCTGTCACCCGTGTATGTTCAGCCACTCCTTGTGAAAGGCGAGAGCTGCCTGTCCCCTCAGCAGAATGCAAGTCTCAAGGAAG CTTGCCCACTTATTGTCCAGCGGTCTGCTTGGGATGCCAGGGAGGCCCACTGCCCCAAGATGAACCAGCCAGCTCAGTATGTCATCATTATCCACACCGCGGGGCGAACCTGCAACAAGTCTGATGAATGCCGTGTGCTGGTCCAAGATATCCAGTCCTCCTTCATGGATAGATGGGAGTCGTGTGATATTGGGTACAA CTTCCTTGTGGGCCAGGATGGCATCATCTATGAAGGAGTAGGCTGGAGTGTCCAAGGTTCCCACACCTCTGGCTACAATGACATTGCCCTGGGCCTCGCCTTTATGGGCACCTTCTCTG GTTCCCCGCCCAATGCCGCAGCGCTGGAGGCAGCCCAGAATCTGATCCGGTGTTCCGTGGTCAAGGGGCACCTGGTCCCCGACTACCTGCTGGTGGGACACAGTGATGTGACCAACGTTCTGTCTCCTGGGCGGGCTTTGTACAACATCATTAAGACTTGGCCTCATTTCAGACACTAG
- the PGLYRP4 gene encoding peptidoglycan recognition protein 4 isoform X1, whose product MLWWLLVFSTLGLGAWGDSSWDKIQDKHLSKGLQDLLGNISQLIEKDKRGLSGVSTMVSRKQWGADAIGCSAQLALPVDFLVTHHVPGLDCQNQTSCSQRLRELQGHHVRNGWCDVAYNFLVGDDGRVYEGVGWNVQGVHTQGYNNISLGLAFFGTSKGHSPSPAALSAMEGLISSAVYKGHLSPVYVQPLLVKGESCLSPQQNASLKEACPLIVQRSAWDAREAHCPKMNQPAQYVIIIHTAGRTCNKSDECRVLVQDIQSSFMDRWESCDIGYNFLVGQDGIIYEGVGWSVQGSHTSGYNDIALGLAFMGTFSGSPPNAAALEAAQNLIRCSVVKGHLVPDYLLVGHSDVTNVLSPGRALYNIIKTWPHFRH is encoded by the exons ATGCTATGGTGGCTTCTTGTCTTCTCCACTCTGGGTCTCGGGGCCTGGG GTGATTCCTCCTGGGATAAAATACAAGATAAAcacctgtccaagggacttcagGACCTGCTTGGCAACATCTCCCAgctcattgaaaaagacaaaCGGGGTCTCAGTG GTGTCTCCACCATGGTGTCTCGCAAGCAGTGGGGGGCAGACGCCATTGGCTGCAGTGCCCAGCTGGCCCTGCCGGTGGACTTCCTTGTCACGCACCACGTTCCTGGGCTGGACTGTCAAAACCAGACCTCGTGCAGTCAGAGGCTGCGGGAGCTGCAGGGCCATCACGTGCGCAACGGCTGGTGTGACGTAGCCTACAA CTTCCTGGTTGGGGATGATGGCAGGGTGTATGAAGGTGTTGGCTGGAATGTCCAAGGTGTGCACACCCAGGGCTACAACAATATTTCCCTGGGCCTTGCCTTCTTTGGCACCAGCAAAG GCCACAGCCCTAGCCCTGCCGCCCTGTCAGCCATGGAAGGTTTGATCTCCTCTGCTGTCTACAAGGGCCACCTGTCACCCGTGTATGTTCAGCCACTCCTTGTGAAAGGCGAGAGCTGCCTGTCCCCTCAGCAGAATGCAAGTCTCAAGGAAG CTTGCCCACTTATTGTCCAGCGGTCTGCTTGGGATGCCAGGGAGGCCCACTGCCCCAAGATGAACCAGCCAGCTCAGTATGTCATCATTATCCACACCGCGGGGCGAACCTGCAACAAGTCTGATGAATGCCGTGTGCTGGTCCAAGATATCCAGTCCTCCTTCATGGATAGATGGGAGTCGTGTGATATTGGGTACAA CTTCCTTGTGGGCCAGGATGGCATCATCTATGAAGGAGTAGGCTGGAGTGTCCAAGGTTCCCACACCTCTGGCTACAATGACATTGCCCTGGGCCTCGCCTTTATGGGCACCTTCTCTG GTTCCCCGCCCAATGCCGCAGCGCTGGAGGCAGCCCAGAATCTGATCCGGTGTTCCGTGGTCAAGGGGCACCTGGTCCCCGACTACCTGCTGGTGGGACACAGTGATGTGACCAACGTTCTGTCTCCTGGGCGGGCTTTGTACAACATCATTAAGACTTGGCCTCATTTCAGACACTAG
- the S100A9 gene encoding protein S100-A9 (The RefSeq protein has 1 substitution compared to this genomic sequence), with the protein MEDKMSQMESSIETIINIFHQYSVRLGHYDTLIQKEFKQLVQKELPNFLKKQKKNEAAINEIMEDLDTNVDKQLSFEEFIMLVARLTVASHEEMHNTAPPGQGHRHGPGYGKGSPDQGSHDLGSHGHGHGHSHGGHGHSHGGHGHSH; encoded by the exons ATGGAGGACAAAATGTCACAAATGGAAAGCAGCATAGAAACCATCATCAACATCTTCCACCAGTACTCTGTACGGCTAGGGCACTATGACACCCTGATCCAGAAAGAATTCAAACAGCTGGTGCAAAAAGAGCTGCCAAACTTTCTCAAG AAGCAGAAGAAGAATGAAGCTGCTATCAATGAGATCATGGAGGATCTGGACACAAATGTAGACAAGCAGCTGAGCTTCGAGGAGTTCATTATGCTGGTGGCCAGGCTGACGGTAGCCTCCCACGAGGAGATGCACAACACCGCACCCCCAGGACAAGGCCACAGGCACGGGCCAGGCTACGGGAAGG GCAGCCCTGACCAGGGCAGCCACGACCAGGGCAGCCACGGCCACGGCCACGGCCACAGCCATGGAGGTCACGGCCACAGCCACGGCGGTCATGGCCACAGCCACTAA